One Salvia miltiorrhiza cultivar Shanhuang (shh) chromosome 6, IMPLAD_Smil_shh, whole genome shotgun sequence genomic window, TGCCATGATATACTGCTCGGCGTGAAGCATTGGATCCCAATAAAAAGAACTCCAAAATGCGAGAGGCAACAAACCTTGATTGGATCAGTACCAGGTGGGTGACTGCCTGGGAAGCTCCATCAAGTGTGCCTCGGTCACGCTTGCTATTCCTTGAGGTTTGAGGATTCTCTAGTTCATGTAATAGGATAGACTGCAAGTAGCTTCtgtaaaaaaaattgtgcacAATTCTTTTTTACTGATAGTGTGTACATTTACAGAGGCCGTTTATATGTTCAGTGGACGACTGCGAGTCCAGTTACAGAAGGAAGGACCACTTGAACAGACACATGCTTCAACATCAAGGGAAATTGTTTGAGTGTCCAGTTGAGGGCTGTAAAACGATGTTTACTCTACAGGGTAATATGACACGGCATGTGAAAGACTTCCACTGTGAATCTGCTCCAACTGATATTGAGCACCCTAAGGAATCTAACTGCGGAAAGTTGCATAAACATGAGGATTCTCAAGAGAAATTGCTTGAATGTCCTGTTAAGGACTGTAAACGGACATTCAAATTACAGGGTTATATGGCTTGGCATGTGAAAGAGTACCATGGTGAATCTGCTTTTACCGATGTCAAGCATGCTACAGAACATGTCTGTGCAGAGACTCATTGTGGAAAAGTGTTTAGATATCCCTCCAAATTGTATAAACACGAGGACTCTCATGGTAAGTTGCATTTATGttgttcaattttatttttattttgtgttgtCATCTTCATTAATCACTGGTAAAAATTTGGGTATAATGCAGTAAAGTTGGATTCGTTGGAGGCTTACTGTGCCGAACCAGGCTGTATGAAATATTTTTCTAATGAGAGGTGCCTCAAGGAGCATATTCGGTCTTGTCATCAATATGTTTTATGTGATGAATGTGGCAATAAGCAGCTAAAGAAAAACATCAAACGACACATGCGCATGCATGAAGCAGAACATTCCTCAGGAAGGATAAGTTGTAGCGTCAAAGGATGCTCATTAACGTTTTCACGTGTAAGTTTGGAATGTCGATATCACAATTATCTGTCATCCAACTTGTTAGAGAGTTCCTTACTTGACATCTTTATATTGTACAGAAATCAAATCTCAACAAGCATATGAAGGCAGTGCACTTGAAGCTAAAACCGTTTGCTTGTGGCATGCCTGGCTGTGACAAGAGATTTACATTCAAACATGTGAGGAACAATCATGAAAAATCCAGTTGCCATGTCTATACTCCGGTGAGCATCTCTAACTCTCCGATCAATAACTCAACCTCGTATGTGTATGAATGTCAGATGTCTGCAGCATCATACGAAACATGTCTGATTGTGTGgatatttatgttttatgttcAGGGAGGCGATTTTGAGGCGTCTGATGAGCAATTCCGGTCAAGGCCAAGAGGCGGCAGGAAGAGGAAGTATCCAGTTATTGAGACACTGATGCGGAAGAGGATTGTTCCACCCAGTGAATCAGAGCTTGCTATGAACGAGGGACAAGATTACCCATCATGGCAATTCTCAAATTAACACTTGTATAATTAGGTATAATTTGTATGCAAGATGTAGTTTGTAGGTGCTAGGTAGTGTGATAAATGCGATTTGGACTATTTTTTGGTCCACTATTAGTTTTATAgcatagtatatatatatatatatatatatatatatatatatatattttcaaggAGCTTTTGATCTGCGCTGAGTTTGTATGTGGTTTTAGTTTTAAAGCTAGTTAGTGCTTTTCTCATGTGCTCACTGTATGTAtcttatttatttgaattttccaATAAAAATACATATTACATTTAAATAGAGTCGCCTTTCGATAAGTCTAATATCAAACTATTGACAAaataaagttttaaaaaaaaatcgcacAGAAAAACAAACATTTTCTTTTATGGGCTTGAGAATTAAATAGTCTCAGTAAATACTCACAAATAtagaaccaaaaaaaaaaagcaaagaaTTTCGTTTGTTTGGTTTAGAGataaaaaatacacaaaaaagGAGAATTAGAAGccaaaagaagaaaagaaagggaAGAGAGAAAAACAAACAAGCAATTATGGTAGGTCATGAAACAAAATTTGATGCATAATCACAAGTCTCCAATTTGTCAGTCACTTGTTTGGTTCTTGAGTCCTGGTGGCTTTGGCTCCGCCTCCTTGACGAGCGGTGGCGGGGCCGTGGGTAGGCCACCATCAATGCAGCTCCGGCACTTCCTCTCCACCCATCCCTCCACGTCATGTTCCCCACCGGAATGCTCTCCGCCGCAGAGACGAGCAATGATTCCGGCAACGACTGCGATGATCGTGATCGCCGCCAACACTACCACCAGAGTCTCCATCGAATGGTGAGTGGAGTGCCCGGCCACCACCGGTGGCGGCTCCACCAACGGCGGCAGTTGAGCCATTAATTGTAGTTTTGTGTTAGAGGGGAAAGAAAACACAGATTTAGATTAAACTAGACCAAAAAATGTCTTGACATGGAGAtgcaaagagagagagaggtgaagagagagaaacACAAATGAAATATTAATTCTTAGCATTTCAAAGCAATGACATTGGCAGCAGAAAAGAAACTTTGAACAACAATACCGTTGTGACCACAATCACTTTCCACTCctcatcctttttttttttaaggggctcatcctattattattattattattattattattattattattattattattattattattactattatagcAATAGTTATTTTGTGATATAACTTCGTTTCTTCATAATATTAAACGATAAACAAATGAGATTGTACACGTCACATGTGACATGTCTAGCAAATTACTTTCGAGCATAGACAAGTTTTATAATTGAAATGATTCATTGCTCcatcttattttttttgtgttttctgGAGGAATTTACCTAACAATCCCAAGATTTCAaacgaaaaataaataagagttCATTAGGACGGATTTTATTTTGCATGGCGCACCAAAACCAtttctgttttttttatttactttatctctACAAATTTTTCCATTCATACTACTTTCCTCCTTTTAGGTGCAGAAAAATATTTGATGGGCCAAAAAT contains:
- the LOC130990148 gene encoding transcription factor IIIA-like isoform X2 — translated: MHTEMVGKGEKSRDPIFRDIRRYYCEFCGICRSKKALIAAHIQANHAEKELNEEKEHGEKLNKCEECGASFSKPAHLKQHMQSHSLERPFICSVDDCESSYRRKDHLNRHMLQHQGKLFECPVEGCKTMFTLQGNMTRHVKDFHCESAPTDIEHPKESNCGKLHKHEDSQEKLLECPVKDCKRTFKLQGYMAWHVKEYHGESAFTDVKHATEHVCAETHCGKVFRYPSKLYKHEDSHVKLDSLEAYCAEPGCMKYFSNERCLKEHIRSCHQYVLCDECGNKQLKKNIKRHMRMHEAEHSSGRISCSVKGCSLTFSRKSNLNKHMKAVHLKLKPFACGMPGCDKRFTFKHVRNNHEKSSCHVYTPGGDFEASDEQFRSRPRGGRKRKYPVIETLMRKRIVPPSESELAMNEGQDYPSWQFSN
- the LOC130990560 gene encoding uncharacterized protein LOC130990560, which codes for MAQLPPLVEPPPVVAGHSTHHSMETLVVVLAAITIIAVVAGIIARLCGGEHSGGEHDVEGWVERKCRSCIDGGLPTAPPPLVKEAEPKPPGLKNQTSD
- the LOC130990148 gene encoding transcription factor IIIA-like isoform X3; this encodes MREATNLDWISTRWVTAWEAPSSVPRSRLLFLERPFICSVDDCESSYRRKDHLNRHMLQHQGKLFECPVEGCKTMFTLQGNMTRHVKDFHCESAPTDIEHPKESNCGKLHKHEDSQEKLLECPVKDCKRTFKLQGYMAWHVKEYHGESAFTDVKHATEHVCAETHCGKVFRYPSKLYKHEDSHVKLDSLEAYCAEPGCMKYFSNERCLKEHIRSCHQYVLCDECGNKQLKKNIKRHMRMHEAEHSSGRISCSVKGCSLTFSRKSNLNKHMKAVHLKLKPFACGMPGCDKRFTFKHVRNNHEKSSCHVYTPGGDFEASDEQFRSRPRGGRKRKYPVIETLMRKRIVPPSESELAMNEGQDYPSWQFSN
- the LOC130990148 gene encoding transcription factor IIIA-like isoform X1; amino-acid sequence: MHTEMVGKGEKSRDPIFRDIRRYYCEFCGICRSKKALIAAHIQANHAEELQEKELNEEKEHGEKLNKCEECGASFSKPAHLKQHMQSHSLERPFICSVDDCESSYRRKDHLNRHMLQHQGKLFECPVEGCKTMFTLQGNMTRHVKDFHCESAPTDIEHPKESNCGKLHKHEDSQEKLLECPVKDCKRTFKLQGYMAWHVKEYHGESAFTDVKHATEHVCAETHCGKVFRYPSKLYKHEDSHVKLDSLEAYCAEPGCMKYFSNERCLKEHIRSCHQYVLCDECGNKQLKKNIKRHMRMHEAEHSSGRISCSVKGCSLTFSRKSNLNKHMKAVHLKLKPFACGMPGCDKRFTFKHVRNNHEKSSCHVYTPGGDFEASDEQFRSRPRGGRKRKYPVIETLMRKRIVPPSESELAMNEGQDYPSWQFSN